From one Xyrauchen texanus isolate HMW12.3.18 chromosome 17, RBS_HiC_50CHRs, whole genome shotgun sequence genomic stretch:
- the LOC127657690 gene encoding dendritic cell-specific transmembrane protein has protein sequence MPYLQLITRYEMMTKFDQLKERLQCIWSSIFGLYTTNSTKSWKERLLLIFTCFTSSLILSTFLFLILHFSFKCVQEVSIPIASSFCIFIIPFMYFSEKIRCFVALLLVSMSLKQARTLLLTFGSSLVILFNIQNTLQNARLLAKGLLCNLEEKLLDINTEPLIKYINMLKWVGKQLKRYFTDFELVKYQTDFKLKAKVDSEHFKIHLAEAERILNQTAQSVQALTNTLSSAGQIMSPTLGLLMLVLLTALYLRRFHVDKKYRNVYITKKFLWFDEQQKKDGKPCVLPLTKIELESYTVTPSIRMTGQWCKDMLKFSIPIFTHCLTWLVFISLDSLIYWLIVVLSKRLRELEPLRVPMGIKVQEATSIIGLHIDENAKVANFSYTVSLFEKKCLSEPELWLTRSLVPLSLVLVVLLLLSLLSSQLVQFRVMLSEQFFSDVAEQRAAFLHAKILRQRCKSKAEEIQGSLNTLAMQPSFWCPLFFHEHTEKVEAV, from the exons ATGCCGTATCTCCAGCTGATAACAAG gtatgagatgatgacaaaatttgatCAGCTGAAAGAAAGGCTACAATGCATCTGGTCCAGCATTTTTGGCCTCTACACGACCAACAGCACTAAAAGCTGGAAGGAAAGACTCCTCCTCATCTTTACCTGCTTTACGAGCAGCCTCATTTTGAGCACcttcctcttcctcatcctccacttttccttcaaatgtgttcaggAAGTCTCAATTCCCATTGCCAGTAGCTTTTGTATATTCATAATCCCATTCATGTATTTCTCAGAAAAGATCCGCTGTTTTGTAGCTTTGCTTTTGGTATCAATGAGCTTGAAACAAGCGAGGACCCTTCTTCTCACATTTGGATCAAGTTTAGTCATTTTATTCAACATCCAGAATACATTACAGAATGCAAGATTGCTTGCAAAAGGCCTCCTCTGCAACTTAGAAGAAAAATTACTGGATATTAACACTGAACcccttataaaatatataaacatgctAAAGTGGGTGGGAAAGCAACTTAAAAGATACTTTACTGATTTTGAACTAGTGAAGTACCAAACAGATTTTAAGCTTAAGGCAAAGGTTGATTCGGAACACTTTAAAATTCACCTTGCCGAGGCTGAGCGTATCTTAAACCAGACGGCACAAAGTGTGCAAGCTCTGACCAACACTTTGTCTTCTGCAGGACAGATAATGTCTCCAACATTAGGTCTTCTCATGCTAGTGCTTCTCACTGCTCTATACCTGAGACGATTCCATGTAGACAAAAAGTACAGAAACGTATACATCACAAAAAAGTTTCTATGGTTtgatgagcagcaaaagaaggaTGGAAAACCTTGTGTGCTACCACTCACTAAAATCGAACTGGAAAGTTACACAGTGACACCGTCCATCCGGATGACGGGCCAATGGTGCAAAGACATGCTTAAGTTCAGCATTCCTATATTTACCCACTGTCTGACCTGGCTGGTGTTCATCAGTCTGGATAGCCTGATTTACTGGCTTATTGTAGTTCTGAGCAAGCGGCTCAGGGAATTGGAGCCACTTCGTGTTCCCATGGGGATAAAAGTTCAG GAAGCAACATCAATTATAGGTCTACACATTGATGAAAACGCTAAAGTGGCGAACTTTTCATACACAGTGTCTCTGTTTGAGAAGAAGTGTTTGTCTGAACCTGAACTGTGGCTCACCAGATCTCTGGTTCCTCTGTCGCTCGTCCTGGTGGTGCTGCTTCTTCTGAGCTTGTTGTCATCACAGCTGGTCCAGTTCAGAGTTATGCTGTCTGAGCAGTTTTTCTCAGATGTTGCTGAGCAAAGAGCCGCCTTTCTACATGCAAAGATTTTAAGACAGCGATGCAAATCTAAAGCGGAGGAAATTCAAGGAAGTCTAAACACTTTGGCCATGCAG CCCAGTTTCTGGTGCCCCTTATTCTTCCATGAACACACAGAAAAAGTTGAAGCTGTTTAA